A region of Stigmatopora nigra isolate UIUO_SnigA chromosome 6, RoL_Snig_1.1, whole genome shotgun sequence DNA encodes the following proteins:
- the septin3 gene encoding neuronal-specific septin-3, giving the protein MSDIVPPEVRPKPAVPAKPPNVCAPSPSNHFTPQGQSLGGLGGVGVSTTLPPSSIPVPIGSHGAGHAGSHGTGLALGHGGSHGAAHVSGHGHSISNSTSGGSTLLGYIGIDTIIEQMRKKTMKTGFDFNIMVVGHSGLGKSTLVNTLFKSQVSRRSAGWSRDDKIPKTVEIKSVSHVIEEGGVKMKLTVVDTPGFGDLINNNNCWEPISKYINEQYEKFLKEEVNITRKKRIPDTRVHCCLYFISPTGHSLRQLDIEFMKRLSHSVNIIPVIAKADTMTPEERQEFKQRVKKELEMNGIEFYPQKEFDEDMEDKSDNDKIREAMPFAVVGSDKEYQVNSRRVLGRKTAWGVVEVENPNHCEFAQLRDFLIRSHLQDLKEVTHNIHYETFRAKRLHENGGLHPVEGPESNL; this is encoded by the exons ATGTCAGACATAGTCCCTCCAGAAGTGAGACCCAAACCAGCCGTCCCTGCCAAGCCCCCTAATGTGTGTGCTCCCTCCCCCTCCAACCACTTCACGCCTCAAGGCCAAAGCTTAGGAGGCCTTGGAGGAGTGGGCGTGTCCACCACCCTACCCCCCAGCTCCATCCCGGTACCCATTGGAAGTCACGGAGCCGGACACGCAGGCTCTCACGGCACCGGTCTCGCCTTGGGTCATGGCGGAAGTCACGGTGCGGCACACGTTAGTGGTCATGGTCACAGTATCTCCAACAGTACCAGTGGAGGGTCCACTCTTCTGGGGTACATTGGTATTGATACCATCATCGAGCAGATGAGGAAGAAAACCATGAAGACGGGTTTTGACTTTAACATCATGGTTGTGG GTCACAGTGGTCTGGGAAAGTCGACCCTGGTGAACACTTTATTTAAGTCCCAGGTGAGCAGGAGGAGTGCAGGGTGGTCCCGTGATGACAAGATCCCCAAAACTGTGGAAATTAAATCAGTGTCTCACG TTATTGAAGAAGGCGGTGTGAAAATGAAGCTTACTGTTGTGGACACCCCAGGCTTTGGAGACCTAATCAATAACAACAACTG TTGGGAACCCATTTCCAAGTACATCAATGAACAGTATGAGAAGTTTCTAAAAGAGGAGGTGAACATTACTAGAAAGAAGCGCATCCCAGATACAAGGGTGCACTGCTGCCTATATTTCATCTCCCCGACTGGACATTC ACTGCGACAGCTCGATATAGAGTTCATGAAACGCTTGAGTCATTCCGTCAACATCATTCCTGTGATTGCCAAAGCCGACACCATGACCCCCGAAGAGAGACAAGAGTTCAAACAACGG GTTAAGAAGGAGCTGGAAATGAATGGCATTGAATTTTACCCACAAAAAGAGTTTGACGAAGACATGGAGGACAAGAGCGACAACGACAAGATTAGA GAGGCCATGCCCTTTGCTGTGGTGGGCAGTGACAAAGAATATCAAGTCAATAGCAGGCGGGTTTTGGGGAGAAAGACTGCATGGGGAGTTGTAGAAG TTGAAAATCCAAATCACTGCGAGTTTGCCCAGCTGAGGGATTTCCTTATCAG GTCCCACTTACAGGATCTGAAGGAGGTGACTCATAACATACACTATGAAACATTCCGTGCTAAGAGACTCCACGAGAACGGAGGTCTGCACCCAGTTGAAGGCCCGGAAAGTAACCTGTGA
- the smim45 gene encoding uncharacterized protein smim45, protein MSRGVVIATPPLSLNVTGVSLEDEAGCSISSCVSHRAPVLFFSLSFCLKNTESCRAHIWLCEDRFDRRLDSSGESVAHLHALARLRAQLKLSLRIHIRLPTMSWLFLDWFVPLYLLVSVLVLAGFGACLYFLEPGLHDTHTWSNKSNRHRPLVASVNCHGDDTDALI, encoded by the exons ATGAGCAGGGGTGTTGTCATAGCAACCCCACCCCTTTCTTTGAACGTCACAGGCGTCAGCTTGGAGGATGAAGCTGGATGCAGCATCAGTTCTTGTGTGTCTCACAGAGCACCTGTCCTCTTCTTCTCACTTTCTTTCTGTTTGAAAAACACTGAGAGCTGCCGCGCGCACATCTGGCTCTGCGAGGACAGATTTGATCGCAGACTTGACTCTTCTGGGGAGTCAGTCGCGCACCTTCACGCGCTTGCCCGGCTGCGTGCACAG CTTAAACTCTCCCTCCGCATCCACATCCGACTTCCAACAATGTCGTGGTTGTTCTTGGACTGGTTTGTGCCACTCTACTTGCTGGTTTCCGTCCTGGTGCTGGCGGGCTTCGGAGCGTGCCTGTACTTCCTGGAGCCCGGGCTGCATGACACACACACGTGGAGCAACAAAAGTAACAGGCATCGCCCGCTGGTGGCCAGCGTAAACTGCCATGGTGATGATACAGATGCTCTAATATGA